A stretch of Paraburkholderia phenazinium DNA encodes these proteins:
- a CDS encoding 3-hydroxybutyrate dehydrogenase gives MSLTNKVALVTGAASGIGEQCARKLASLGAAVVIADLNLENAQKVASSIVAAGGKALAVAMDVTSEEAVNSGIERAVKELGSIDVLVSNAGIQIVAPIEEYAFSDWKKMLAIHLDGAFLTTKAAIKHMYASGKGGSIVYMGSVHSHEASKLKAPYVTAKHGLLGLARVVAKEGGPRGVRANVVCPGFVRTPLVDKQIPEQAKALGVSEAEVVKNVMLRETVDGEFTTVEDVANTVAFLAGFESNALTGQSVIVSHGWAMQ, from the coding sequence ATGTCTTTGACGAATAAAGTCGCGCTGGTGACCGGTGCGGCAAGCGGTATCGGTGAGCAGTGCGCACGCAAACTCGCCAGTCTCGGCGCGGCAGTGGTGATTGCCGACCTGAATCTCGAGAACGCGCAGAAGGTGGCGAGCAGCATCGTCGCTGCGGGCGGAAAGGCGCTCGCCGTTGCGATGGATGTCACCAGCGAGGAAGCGGTGAATAGCGGCATTGAGCGCGCGGTGAAGGAACTCGGCAGCATCGATGTGCTCGTCTCGAACGCGGGTATCCAGATCGTCGCCCCCATTGAGGAGTATGCGTTTTCCGACTGGAAGAAGATGCTGGCAATCCATCTGGACGGCGCTTTTCTCACCACGAAAGCGGCGATCAAACACATGTACGCAAGCGGCAAGGGCGGCTCGATCGTTTACATGGGATCGGTGCACTCGCACGAGGCGTCGAAGCTGAAGGCCCCCTATGTGACCGCCAAGCATGGGTTGCTAGGGCTGGCGCGGGTGGTTGCGAAAGAAGGTGGTCCGCGCGGTGTGCGCGCGAATGTCGTGTGCCCGGGTTTTGTACGCACGCCGCTTGTCGACAAGCAGATTCCCGAGCAGGCCAAGGCGCTCGGCGTCTCCGAAGCCGAAGTCGTGAAGAACGTGATGCTTAGGGAAACTGTCGACGGTGAGTTCACCACGGTCGAGGACGTGGCCAATACGGTGGCGTTCCTTGCCGGCTTCGAATCGAATGCGCTCACCGGACAGTCGGTGATCGTCAGCCACGGTTGGGCAATGCAATAA
- a CDS encoding DUF3734 domain-containing protein — protein MRSSTKKNNRQPDAFVLPRYDEIALVLQGGGALGSYQAGVFEGLVEAGVQPNWIAGVSIGALNTAIIAGNAPEKRVEALHDFWNSICHPLDWVGGLGAWIPTVFGMHDQSRKWAGLWAAGRALTEGQPGFFSPRRPLPMAGFGKQTSNLVSYYDTSALRETLLQFADFDRINDGDIRVSVGAVNVRNGNLVYFDNTKMRLEPEHFMASGALPPGFPAVEIDGEYYWDGGLVSNTPLTEVLRDADHKDALVFQVDLWSARGNPPGDFLDVSERAKDIQYSSRTRAITNMLADRQKHARFIKELLAHVPPEVLKSDPLFRRAEEAADGSAINVVHLIYKNKPYEGHYKDYEFSVDTMNEHWESGLEDIRDSFAHREWFDVPSREQGFVTHDVHRRADAVPQSDRNMPELPLGAERKVAV, from the coding sequence ATGCGCAGCAGTACGAAAAAGAACAACCGGCAGCCAGATGCGTTCGTGCTGCCGCGCTACGACGAAATTGCTCTGGTGCTTCAGGGTGGCGGTGCGCTTGGCTCGTATCAGGCCGGCGTCTTCGAAGGTCTGGTCGAGGCCGGCGTGCAACCGAACTGGATTGCAGGCGTCTCGATCGGTGCGTTGAACACCGCAATCATCGCCGGCAATGCGCCGGAGAAGCGGGTGGAAGCGTTGCACGATTTCTGGAACTCGATCTGCCACCCGCTTGACTGGGTAGGCGGTTTGGGAGCCTGGATACCGACCGTGTTCGGCATGCATGATCAGTCGCGCAAGTGGGCCGGCCTGTGGGCAGCAGGACGCGCCTTGACGGAAGGTCAGCCGGGATTTTTCTCGCCACGCAGACCGTTGCCGATGGCCGGCTTCGGCAAGCAGACGTCCAACCTGGTGAGCTACTACGATACGTCTGCGCTAAGGGAAACGCTCCTGCAGTTCGCCGATTTCGATCGCATCAACGACGGCGACATCCGCGTGTCGGTCGGCGCGGTGAATGTACGAAACGGCAACCTGGTGTATTTCGATAACACGAAAATGCGTCTGGAACCGGAGCATTTCATGGCGTCGGGCGCATTGCCGCCTGGCTTTCCTGCGGTGGAGATCGACGGCGAGTACTACTGGGACGGCGGCCTCGTGTCCAACACACCGCTTACCGAGGTGTTGCGCGATGCGGATCACAAGGATGCATTGGTGTTTCAGGTGGATCTGTGGAGCGCGCGCGGTAATCCTCCGGGCGACTTCCTCGACGTGTCCGAACGCGCCAAAGACATTCAATACTCGAGCCGCACGCGGGCGATCACCAACATGCTGGCGGATCGTCAGAAGCACGCGCGTTTCATCAAGGAACTGCTTGCGCATGTTCCGCCTGAAGTGCTGAAGTCCGATCCGCTATTCCGTCGCGCGGAAGAAGCCGCTGACGGCAGCGCGATCAATGTCGTGCATCTCATCTACAAGAACAAACCTTATGAGGGGCATTACAAGGACTACGAGTTCAGCGTCGACACGATGAACGAGCATTGGGAGAGCGGTCTTGAGGATATCCGCGACTCGTTCGCCCATCGGGAGTGGTTCGATGTGCCGAGCCGAGAACAGGGCTTCGTGACACATGACGTGCATCGGCGCGCCGACGCTGTGCCGCAGTCTGACCGTAACATGCCTGAATTGCCGCTTGGAGCGGAGCGAAAGGTCGCTGTATAG
- a CDS encoding MFS transporter has product MGAATGAQPAFPSSEAGIAASAAPQSADAFTVGGWMDNMPVGSLHRFVVWVIGIGLFFDMYEIFLVSSIGTALQSEYGINPHSTDFKFLLASAFIGMFVGSFLLGSIADRIGRRKAFLFTLVWYSFFSLAGAFSVNAGMLVACRVLTGIGVGAIYPVADSFLSEILPKERRGRLAAWAYTTSYVAVPLVGFLAVWLNPLHLGGVAGWRIILAIGSLGAVLVLFVQHKLPESPRWLLAQGRVQEAHAMLRRFAGSAGVNVSSITPEAKPHQHPMRLSERIALLRQAPYGKRYVMLTIFHMLQGFGYYGFGTLASTVVKSRGYDITGGTLFIALSFLGYPVGSLLSIPLLNWIERRTLVVASILSIAVFGLCFAYSNNSMLIVCFGILTTCASNVFSNAYHVYQSEIFPASVRSTAIGSTYSLSRFVSGVLPFILLPVLNQQGAGAMFGIIAAALLTVAITIRTLGPRTTRRSQDEINPV; this is encoded by the coding sequence ATGGGCGCCGCTACAGGCGCCCAACCCGCCTTTCCATCCTCCGAAGCAGGCATAGCAGCAAGTGCAGCCCCTCAGTCCGCCGACGCCTTCACGGTCGGCGGCTGGATGGACAACATGCCGGTGGGCTCGCTGCATCGATTCGTGGTGTGGGTGATCGGCATTGGCCTCTTCTTCGACATGTACGAGATCTTTCTCGTCAGCTCGATCGGCACAGCGCTTCAGAGCGAGTACGGAATCAACCCGCACAGCACCGACTTCAAGTTCCTGCTCGCCTCAGCCTTCATTGGCATGTTCGTGGGCTCATTTCTCCTCGGCAGCATCGCCGACCGTATCGGCAGGCGCAAGGCGTTTCTGTTCACCCTCGTCTGGTATAGCTTCTTTTCGCTGGCCGGTGCATTCTCGGTGAACGCCGGAATGCTGGTAGCCTGCCGCGTGCTCACCGGCATTGGCGTGGGCGCGATCTATCCCGTTGCAGATAGCTTCCTCTCCGAGATTCTGCCCAAAGAACGCCGCGGCCGGCTGGCTGCATGGGCCTACACCACTTCGTATGTGGCTGTACCGTTAGTGGGATTCCTTGCAGTGTGGCTCAATCCGCTGCACCTTGGCGGTGTGGCGGGCTGGCGGATCATCCTCGCGATTGGGAGCCTCGGTGCCGTATTGGTCCTGTTCGTTCAGCACAAGCTTCCGGAAAGCCCACGCTGGCTTCTGGCCCAGGGACGTGTGCAAGAGGCGCACGCCATGCTGCGAAGGTTTGCCGGCAGCGCAGGTGTTAACGTATCGAGCATTACCCCGGAAGCGAAACCACACCAGCACCCAATGCGCTTGAGCGAACGTATCGCTTTACTGCGCCAGGCGCCTTACGGAAAGCGTTATGTAATGCTGACCATCTTCCATATGCTGCAAGGGTTCGGCTACTACGGCTTCGGCACTCTGGCCAGCACCGTGGTGAAAAGCCGCGGTTACGACATCACAGGTGGGACGTTGTTTATCGCGCTGTCGTTCCTCGGCTATCCCGTGGGGTCTCTGCTTTCGATTCCGCTTCTCAACTGGATCGAACGCCGGACGCTGGTAGTCGCGTCTATCCTCTCGATAGCAGTCTTCGGGTTATGTTTTGCCTATTCGAACAACTCAATGTTGATCGTGTGCTTCGGCATTTTGACAACGTGCGCATCGAATGTATTCAGCAATGCGTACCACGTATATCAGTCGGAGATATTTCCGGCCAGTGTGCGGTCCACTGCGATCGGCAGCACCTACTCGCTGTCACGCTTCGTCAGCGGCGTCTTGCCGTTCATCCTGCTGCCGGTATTGAACCAGCAAGGCGCAGGGGCCATGTTCGGCATCATCGCGGCGGCGTTGCTGACCGTAGCGATCACCATACGTACGCTGGGGCCTCGCACCACGCGGCGTAGCCAGGATGAAATCAATCCCGTTTAG
- a CDS encoding VOC family protein, with protein sequence MPLIDHLDHLVLTCVDPEATRHFYTQVMQMELETFGAGRLAFRFGNQKINLHVRGAEFEPKAHVPVPGALDLCFIATVPLDDVIRHLNKVEWPIVEGPVERTGAMQKIRSVYVRDPDLNLIEISELLS encoded by the coding sequence ATGCCATTGATCGATCACCTCGATCATCTCGTCCTGACATGTGTCGACCCCGAAGCGACCCGGCATTTCTACACGCAGGTCATGCAGATGGAACTCGAAACCTTCGGCGCAGGCCGTCTGGCGTTCCGGTTCGGCAACCAGAAAATCAATCTCCACGTCCGTGGCGCCGAATTCGAACCCAAGGCGCACGTGCCCGTGCCTGGCGCGCTGGACCTGTGCTTCATCGCCACCGTTCCCCTTGACGACGTTATCCGGCATCTGAACAAGGTGGAATGGCCGATCGTCGAAGGTCCGGTTGAGCGAACCGGCGCTATGCAAAAAATCCGCTCGGTGTACGTGCGAGATCCCGATCTCAACCTGATCGAGATTTCAGAACTCCTGAGCTGA
- a CDS encoding LysR family transcriptional regulator, translating into MDALNSMRVFVKVAEFNSFARASEALDIAVPRTSRIISELEDHLGTRLLQRTTRKMSLTEPGRIYLERCRQILGEIEETYLMLSANAVSTSGRIRVVAPALFAQRKLAPVLAAYQRAYPNVVVEFVLADRTVDLIEEEFDLGILPARRIHGMSQISRHLTHTDFYVCAAPSYIDAHGSPKHPLDLANHAYLAFRTEHSNEEVVFHAVDGTPIAAHPKASFVCNNIGMVRESALAGMGIATLSAYLVEDDIRTGRLQRVLPEYHLADREFRIVYSTRKFQSLKVKAFIDLAVEHFRERDV; encoded by the coding sequence GTGGACGCACTGAATTCGATGCGGGTCTTCGTCAAAGTTGCGGAATTCAACAGCTTCGCGCGTGCCTCAGAGGCGCTCGATATCGCGGTGCCGAGAACAAGCAGGATCATTTCCGAACTTGAAGACCACCTCGGCACCCGCTTGCTGCAACGAACTACGCGCAAGATGTCGCTGACCGAACCTGGACGCATCTATCTGGAGCGTTGCCGGCAGATTCTCGGCGAGATCGAAGAGACCTATCTGATGCTTTCGGCCAATGCGGTGAGCACTTCTGGGCGAATCCGTGTCGTTGCGCCGGCCCTCTTTGCCCAGCGGAAACTGGCGCCGGTACTCGCCGCTTACCAGCGCGCCTATCCTAACGTCGTCGTCGAATTCGTTCTCGCCGATCGCACGGTCGATCTGATCGAGGAGGAGTTCGATCTCGGGATTCTGCCAGCACGCCGGATCCATGGCATGAGCCAGATCTCGCGCCATCTTACGCATACCGACTTTTACGTCTGCGCAGCGCCCAGTTATATCGATGCGCATGGGTCACCTAAACATCCATTGGATCTGGCCAATCACGCATACCTGGCATTCCGTACTGAACACAGCAACGAAGAAGTCGTTTTCCATGCCGTCGACGGCACGCCTATAGCCGCGCATCCCAAAGCCAGCTTTGTGTGCAACAACATCGGGATGGTGCGTGAAAGCGCATTAGCCGGGATGGGCATCGCCACCCTCTCCGCGTATCTGGTCGAGGACGACATTCGCACTGGACGCCTACAGCGCGTGTTGCCCGAGTATCATCTGGCGGACCGCGAGTTTCGCATCGTTTACTCGACACGCAAGTTCCAGTCGCTCAAAGTCAAGGCGTTCATTGACCTGGCGGTTGAACACTTCCGCGAACGGGATGTCTAG
- a CDS encoding MarR family winged helix-turn-helix transcriptional regulator, which translates to MSKKPFDQAIIDFMQAIGMLVRRTRSESYSDELSFTESMVVSRLAKDGPATTADLARAEGMKPQSMGTTVASLEEMGMIKRKPHATDGRQVLIELTQKAVQLRKKTGDAKRMWLSQAIDALDDEERETLFKAGEIIKRLAEK; encoded by the coding sequence ATGTCTAAAAAGCCTTTCGATCAAGCCATCATCGACTTTATGCAAGCCATCGGGATGCTGGTGCGGCGGACCCGCAGCGAATCCTATAGCGACGAGCTTTCGTTCACGGAATCGATGGTCGTATCACGTCTCGCGAAAGACGGTCCCGCCACCACGGCCGATCTTGCGCGTGCCGAGGGTATGAAACCCCAGTCAATGGGCACGACGGTGGCGTCGCTCGAAGAAATGGGCATGATCAAACGCAAGCCGCATGCGACCGACGGACGCCAGGTATTGATCGAACTGACCCAGAAGGCTGTCCAGTTGCGCAAGAAAACGGGGGACGCCAAGCGCATGTGGCTGTCGCAGGCGATTGACGCACTCGATGATGAAGAACGCGAAACGCTCTTCAAGGCCGGCGAAATCATCAAACGGCTGGCGGAAAAATGA
- a CDS encoding DHA2 family efflux MFS transporter permease subunit — MSSSTRSANTSDRIDPMVWRVAVVVLIAPIMTQVDSTVVNVALSTIGQSLHASIASAQWIISGYLLAMALMLPLNGWLVDRVGAKRIYLACFAAFTLASLLCGAARTMDELICARIAQGLAGGVLTPMTQMMIARVAGKNMARAMGYVTVPILVAPVVGPVLAGAILAHATWPWLFYLNLPLGVLGVILAVRLLPRDTLAEHKRPFDFPGFLLISPGLVGVIYGLQNTSITLGKCTLVVGALFLCGFFFHSIRRGSASLIDVRIFRNRIFSVAAATQFCANGIMFGRQLLIPLYLITGCALSPAQAGWLISAIGVGMMCSFPLVGFLTDRYGCRVVSAGGAGLAFLGMLPFLWMIEHQFSPVWAALSLFAAGAGQGTINIPSITAAYSSIPKDRIPLANTALNIAQRLGAPIATTLLAMVMSLTTHATTNAEPQRFFVVFIVLTGFHLMTVGAASFLPLRIHRPAES, encoded by the coding sequence ATGAGCAGCTCCACCCGAAGCGCGAACACATCGGATCGCATCGATCCAATGGTCTGGCGGGTCGCGGTTGTCGTATTGATCGCGCCAATCATGACGCAAGTCGATTCGACTGTCGTAAACGTAGCGTTGTCGACCATCGGTCAGTCGCTCCACGCGTCGATTGCGTCGGCGCAGTGGATCATCAGCGGCTATCTGCTCGCGATGGCGCTGATGCTGCCACTTAACGGCTGGCTGGTCGACCGCGTCGGCGCAAAGCGCATTTACCTTGCGTGCTTTGCCGCATTCACACTTGCCTCGCTTCTCTGCGGCGCGGCACGCACCATGGACGAATTGATCTGTGCCCGGATCGCTCAAGGACTGGCGGGAGGTGTGCTGACGCCGATGACGCAAATGATGATTGCGCGCGTCGCCGGAAAGAACATGGCGCGTGCAATGGGCTATGTCACCGTGCCTATCCTGGTCGCGCCGGTTGTCGGCCCGGTGCTGGCCGGGGCGATTCTCGCGCACGCCACGTGGCCCTGGCTGTTTTACCTCAACTTGCCGCTTGGCGTGTTGGGCGTCATCCTGGCGGTTCGACTGCTTCCGCGCGATACGCTGGCAGAGCACAAGCGGCCGTTTGATTTTCCTGGCTTCCTGTTGATCTCGCCAGGTCTCGTAGGCGTCATCTATGGCCTGCAGAACACGTCTATAACGCTCGGAAAATGCACGTTAGTGGTGGGTGCGCTGTTTCTCTGCGGCTTTTTCTTTCACTCTATACGTCGCGGCAGCGCGTCGCTGATCGACGTGAGGATTTTCCGCAACCGGATTTTTTCGGTTGCCGCAGCCACGCAATTCTGCGCGAATGGGATCATGTTTGGACGGCAGCTTCTCATTCCGCTCTACCTCATAACCGGTTGCGCGTTGTCCCCCGCTCAAGCCGGCTGGCTGATCTCAGCAATCGGGGTTGGGATGATGTGTTCGTTCCCACTAGTAGGATTCCTGACGGACCGGTACGGTTGCCGCGTGGTCTCTGCCGGAGGCGCAGGCCTCGCCTTTCTTGGCATGCTGCCGTTCCTATGGATGATCGAGCATCAGTTCTCGCCTGTATGGGCAGCACTCAGCCTGTTCGCGGCGGGAGCGGGGCAGGGAACGATCAATATACCGTCAATCACCGCAGCCTATTCGTCGATTCCGAAAGACAGGATTCCGCTGGCGAATACAGCGTTAAACATCGCGCAAAGGCTCGGCGCCCCGATTGCGACCACCCTGCTGGCCATGGTCATGTCGCTTACGACGCATGCCACAACGAACGCCGAACCGCAGCGGTTTTTTGTCGTGTTTATCGTACTCACCGGTTTTCATTTGATGACCGTGGGCGCGGCAAGCTTCCTGCCCTTAAGGATTCATCGCCCCGCGGAATCTTGA
- a CDS encoding secondary thiamine-phosphate synthase enzyme YjbQ: MHQAIRHLHVRAPARGLVEFTADVREFVHEASVQTGILTLFCRHTSASLLVQENADPSVRRDLETYFGTLAPEDLTRYEHDTEGPDDMPAHLRTALTQVQLSIPVEHGRMTLGTWQGIYLFEHRRLPQTRDIVAHLIGE; this comes from the coding sequence ATGCACCAAGCCATTCGCCATTTGCACGTCAGAGCGCCCGCGCGCGGGCTTGTTGAATTCACCGCGGACGTGCGTGAGTTTGTTCATGAAGCGTCCGTCCAGACCGGCATCCTGACGCTGTTTTGCCGTCACACCTCCGCGTCTCTCCTCGTTCAGGAGAATGCCGATCCATCCGTGCGACGCGATCTGGAAACCTACTTCGGCACACTCGCGCCCGAAGACCTCACCCGCTACGAACACGACACCGAAGGACCCGACGACATGCCCGCGCATCTGCGCACGGCCCTCACCCAGGTGCAGCTTTCCATACCGGTCGAACATGGACGCATGACCTTGGGCACGTGGCAAGGCATCTACCTGTTCGAACATCGACGCCTTCCCCAGACACGCGACATCGTCGCGCACCTCATCGGGGAGTGA
- a CDS encoding chemotaxis protein, producing MASELRATDERTSLTSSNKFELLLFRLGSVPDSDAHELYGINVFKIREISTMPNVTPIMGASEFVMGAVDIRGQIIPVIDLPRLMGCQPTRGLNILLVTEFARSTQAFAVEEVDDIVRLEWNQVLTAEGAAAGKSVTSIARIDGNTGDSRLAQVIDVEQVLRDVFPTQHPAVDPNSVGAHLRMPPGAKILAADDSGFARKLIEQALGAIGAEYIMAKTGEEAWNMLQQIARDAQAQNLRARDKVALVLTDLEMPEMDGFTLTRHIKGDARTRDIPVVIHSSLTGAANEAHVKNAGANGYIAKFAAGELAQAIRKAIEGSLDELQVQTA from the coding sequence ATGGCATCAGAATTGCGCGCGACCGATGAACGTACAAGCTTGACCAGCTCGAACAAGTTCGAATTGCTGCTGTTTCGCCTTGGATCGGTTCCCGATAGCGATGCCCACGAGCTATACGGTATCAACGTCTTCAAGATCCGCGAAATTTCGACCATGCCGAACGTGACGCCGATTATGGGCGCGTCGGAGTTTGTGATGGGCGCGGTGGATATTCGCGGGCAAATCATTCCGGTGATCGATCTGCCGCGACTGATGGGCTGTCAGCCGACGCGCGGCCTGAACATCCTGCTGGTTACCGAGTTTGCGCGCTCTACGCAGGCTTTTGCGGTCGAGGAAGTGGACGACATCGTCCGGCTCGAATGGAACCAGGTGCTGACGGCCGAGGGCGCCGCTGCCGGCAAGTCGGTGACGAGCATTGCGCGTATTGACGGCAACACGGGCGATTCGCGGCTCGCTCAGGTTATCGACGTCGAGCAGGTCTTGCGCGACGTTTTCCCGACCCAACACCCGGCGGTCGATCCCAATTCGGTCGGCGCACACTTGCGCATGCCGCCCGGAGCCAAGATTCTCGCGGCGGATGATTCGGGCTTTGCACGCAAGCTGATCGAACAGGCTTTAGGTGCGATCGGCGCGGAGTACATCATGGCCAAAACCGGTGAAGAAGCCTGGAACATGCTGCAGCAGATCGCGCGCGACGCCCAGGCTCAGAATCTGCGCGCACGCGACAAGGTCGCCCTCGTCCTGACCGACCTCGAAATGCCCGAAATGGATGGCTTTACGCTGACCCGGCATATCAAGGGCGATGCGCGTACTCGCGACATTCCGGTTGTGATTCATTCGTCGCTGACCGGAGCCGCCAACGAAGCGCACGTGAAGAATGCGGGTGCGAACGGATATATCGCCAAGTTCGCGGCCGGTGAACTGGCGCAAGCAATCCGCAAGGCGATCGAGGGGTCGCTGGACGAGCTTCAGGTGCAGACGGCCTGA
- a CDS encoding DUF1330 domain-containing protein, which translates to MATYIVFTRESTQDQAELDIYQSKVGATFKGHPIKILAAYGPQQVLEGDAPEGVVIVEFPTTEAARAWYDGPEYQEVRQHRFKGSKYRAVLVEGV; encoded by the coding sequence ATGGCAACGTATATCGTTTTCACCCGCGAAAGCACGCAGGATCAGGCCGAACTCGACATCTATCAGAGCAAGGTGGGCGCAACCTTCAAGGGGCATCCCATCAAAATCCTTGCTGCCTATGGTCCGCAGCAGGTGCTCGAGGGTGACGCGCCTGAGGGTGTCGTGATTGTCGAGTTTCCCACCACGGAAGCGGCACGCGCCTGGTACGACGGTCCTGAGTATCAGGAAGTCAGGCAGCACCGCTTCAAAGGCTCGAAATATCGCGCCGTTCTCGTCGAAGGCGTTTGA
- a CDS encoding carbohydrate ABC transporter permease, translating into MSLKMKRTLWCWLALSPLIVLVLFPFAIMLFTALKPANEVFVYPARWLPVHWQWSNFADMWEAANFGVALRNSVVISLLSMALALAVSLPAAYALARFPFKGRGLYRQFLLVTQMLSPILLVVGLFRLAAMIPYGDGNLVDSKLAVIVSYAAFNIAFAVWMLSSYFQTVPRDLEESAWLEGCGRAKAVFKVFLPLAVPAIVVTAIFTFINAWNEFAVVYTLIRSPENKTLTVQVTDMVAGKYVVEWHLVMAATLCATLPVSVVFAWLQRYLVKGLALGAVK; encoded by the coding sequence ATGAGCCTCAAGATGAAACGCACGCTGTGGTGCTGGCTCGCGCTCTCTCCGCTGATCGTCCTGGTGCTGTTCCCGTTTGCGATCATGCTGTTTACCGCGCTCAAGCCGGCCAACGAGGTGTTCGTCTATCCGGCGCGCTGGTTGCCGGTGCACTGGCAATGGAGCAACTTCGCGGATATGTGGGAGGCCGCCAACTTCGGCGTGGCGTTGCGCAATAGCGTGGTGATCAGCCTGCTTTCCATGGCGCTCGCGCTGGCGGTCAGCCTGCCCGCGGCCTATGCCCTCGCGCGCTTTCCGTTCAAGGGACGCGGCTTGTACCGGCAGTTCCTGCTCGTCACGCAGATGCTCTCGCCCATCCTGCTGGTGGTCGGCCTGTTCCGCCTCGCCGCCATGATTCCCTACGGCGACGGCAATCTGGTGGACTCGAAGCTGGCGGTCATCGTCTCGTACGCGGCGTTCAACATTGCGTTCGCGGTATGGATGCTGTCGTCATACTTTCAGACCGTGCCGCGCGACCTCGAAGAGTCGGCGTGGCTCGAAGGCTGCGGCAGAGCCAAGGCGGTATTCAAGGTGTTCCTGCCGTTGGCCGTACCAGCTATTGTCGTCACCGCCATCTTTACGTTTATCAACGCGTGGAATGAGTTTGCGGTGGTTTATACGCTGATCCGTTCGCCCGAAAACAAGACGCTCACCGTGCAGGTCACCGATATGGTGGCGGGGAAATACGTCGTCGAATGGCATCTGGTCATGGCCGCGACGCTGTGCGCAACCTTGCCGGTTTCCGTGGTGTTTGCCTGGCTGCAGCGCTATCTGGTCAAAGGACTCGCTTTGGGGGCAGTGAAGTAA
- a CDS encoding carbohydrate ABC transporter permease, translated as MSRPASPRLSAPWLLIAPSLILALFIISYPIFNIVYQSLHDVSRFGAIRDFTGLKNFYTVFADPEFLGALRRTVYWTFFVVGGTVLISVPVALVLNQDFYGRGVARTIVMLPWSVSLTMTAVVWRWAFNDDYGMVNVTLHRLGLIDGPIHWLATPELAFPVEIAVGILVSIPFTVTILLGGLSSVPGDIYEAARIDGASAWQQFRKLTLPLLKPFVNMAILLNVIYVFNSFPIIWVMTQGGPDESTHILVTYLYEVGFRLGRPGQAAAVSLIMLVMLFAFSMLYLRMQPSKEGENA; from the coding sequence ATGAGCCGTCCTGCTTCCCCGCGCCTGTCGGCGCCCTGGTTGCTGATCGCGCCTAGTTTGATATTGGCGCTGTTTATCATCAGCTATCCGATTTTCAACATCGTGTATCAGTCGCTGCACGATGTTTCGCGTTTTGGCGCCATCCGTGACTTCACCGGGCTGAAGAATTTCTATACCGTCTTTGCCGATCCGGAATTTCTCGGTGCGCTAAGGCGAACCGTCTACTGGACCTTCTTTGTGGTGGGCGGCACCGTGCTGATCTCCGTGCCGGTGGCGCTCGTGCTTAATCAGGATTTCTACGGACGCGGCGTAGCACGCACCATTGTGATGCTGCCGTGGTCCGTGTCGCTGACGATGACCGCCGTCGTGTGGCGTTGGGCCTTCAATGACGACTACGGCATGGTCAACGTCACGCTGCACCGGCTCGGCCTCATCGACGGGCCAATTCACTGGCTCGCTACACCCGAGCTCGCGTTTCCGGTCGAGATCGCCGTGGGGATTCTCGTATCGATTCCGTTCACGGTGACCATCCTGCTGGGCGGTTTGTCATCCGTACCGGGCGATATCTACGAAGCGGCGCGTATCGACGGAGCGAGCGCATGGCAGCAGTTCCGCAAGCTGACGCTGCCGCTGCTCAAACCGTTCGTCAACATGGCGATCCTGCTGAATGTGATCTACGTGTTCAATTCGTTTCCGATCATCTGGGTCATGACGCAAGGCGGCCCCGATGAAAGCACGCACATCCTCGTCACTTACCTATACGAAGTCGGCTTCCGGCTTGGACGTCCGGGTCAGGCGGCAGCGGTGTCGCTGATCATGCTGGTCATGCTGTTCGCGTTTTCGATGCTGTATCTGCGCATGCAGCCGTCAAAAGAAGGAGAGAACGCATGA